In Acidimicrobiales bacterium, the following are encoded in one genomic region:
- a CDS encoding GNAT family N-acetyltransferase: MDLEMRAVTEDEFPAYARTVEAAFGEVASDEEVAKWRSVTPLDRTIAVVDEGEIVGTAGAFSF; the protein is encoded by the coding sequence ATGGACCTGGAGATGCGCGCCGTCACCGAGGACGAGTTCCCCGCCTACGCCCGCACGGTCGAGGCCGCCTTCGGTGAGGTCGCCAGCGACGAGGAGGTGGCGAAGTGGCGCTCGGTGACGCCATTGGACCGCACCATCGCGGTGGTCGACGAGGGTGAGATCGTGGGCACCGCGGGGGCGTTCTCCTTC